The Candidatus Hydrogenedens sp. genome has a segment encoding these proteins:
- a CDS encoding cohesin domain-containing protein, translating into MQLYNGYRLDWITVMTIMVLGHNLFSTSVYSATLSVESKSAYAGSSLTVNVSLSLGSNESVSALQFDVLYEIKACDVTGITAGNAVISAQKQLQYNKIAPGNIRVIIAGLNQNIIPSGSVAELSLQACASAPAGDVLLSLSNVILSSPTGTSVPTTTGSGTLTIQRTSYHSADQNHDWKISLAELLRVIQLYNSNYFYCSCTEEDGYGVNVGNRDCATHSSDYYGTPNWRIQLYELLRLIQIYNFGGYYPASGTEDGFALGSL; encoded by the coding sequence ATGCAACTATACAACGGCTATAGACTTGACTGGATAACTGTGATGACTATAATGGTGTTAGGACATAACTTATTTTCTACTTCTGTGTATTCAGCGACACTATCCGTAGAAAGCAAGTCCGCTTATGCAGGAAGCAGTCTAACGGTGAATGTGTCATTAAGTCTGGGCTCTAACGAGTCTGTTAGTGCTTTACAATTTGATGTGCTTTATGAAATAAAAGCATGTGACGTTACAGGTATCACTGCTGGAAATGCAGTGATTTCTGCTCAAAAGCAACTCCAATATAATAAAATAGCACCAGGGAACATCCGAGTTATAATTGCTGGGTTAAATCAGAATATCATCCCGAGCGGGAGCGTTGCTGAGCTCAGTTTACAGGCTTGTGCTTCAGCTCCTGCTGGGGATGTTCTACTCTCGTTAAGTAATGTTATCCTATCAAGTCCAACAGGCACTTCAGTACCCACAACGACAGGTTCTGGGACATTAACCATACAAAGAACCTCGTATCATAGTGCAGACCAGAACCATGACTGGAAAATATCATTGGCGGAATTATTGCGAGTGATACAACTATATAACTCCAATTATTTCTACTGTTCGTGCACAGAAGAAGACGGTTACGGTGTAAATGTAGGTAATAGGGATTGTGCGACTCATAGTAGTGACTATTATGGGACACCAAACTGGCGTATTCAGTTATACGAACTTCTTCGGTTAATACAGATTTACAATTTTGGTGGGTATTATCCTGCATCAGGGACAGAAGATGGCTTTGCATTAGGCTCTTTATAG
- a CDS encoding sulfatase-like hydrolase/transferase, with amino-acid sequence MPMNRREFLQGAITTGLLLPNLPFCETDYKEHNVVMLMSDEHNPRYTSVYGHPFVQTPNMERMAKSGVVFENVYCPSPLCLPSRSSVMSGLYNHETQCYSNCTLFLDDFPNYGSILAKQGVHTVYIGKADVYRKIENMGFSEVYYGWNRGTPGDTAIQRKPLHIRKGAGKERAKGWGAQKNPHQRDRLMVDTAVDWLKTKGTQLDKPFVLWVNVVAPHFPHFTEPKFWDMYEGKGDVPQYGPDQPSAQHPYAVDLRNHFETDQIQGEDVLRLRQGYYGCVSFVDEMIGKILDILEQTGLNKNTVFIYTSDHGEMLGKFGMWWKCSMFEDSARVPLLVCGPGFEEGRRVRTPITTLDAQAEFFHATKRQRPKSWKGTALQKLQKENPDRFVFAEYHGHGTRGSSFMVRKGGWKFIWNSDAPHQLFNLDEDPEELNNLVKDSMNNTPSIVRELDDYLHSICDPVIETQKAEMKIQRQLEEIRRIEKG; translated from the coding sequence ATGCCGATGAATCGAAGGGAATTTTTACAGGGTGCGATTACGACAGGTTTGTTATTGCCAAATCTCCCGTTTTGTGAAACGGACTATAAAGAACATAATGTAGTCATGTTGATGTCGGATGAACATAATCCACGATATACATCAGTATATGGTCATCCTTTTGTGCAGACTCCGAACATGGAACGAATGGCAAAAAGTGGCGTTGTGTTTGAGAATGTATACTGCCCGTCGCCATTATGCCTTCCGAGTCGAAGTTCGGTAATGAGTGGATTATACAATCATGAGACGCAATGCTATAGTAATTGCACGTTATTTTTGGATGATTTCCCTAACTATGGTTCTATTCTGGCGAAACAAGGAGTACATACAGTCTATATCGGTAAGGCAGATGTGTACAGAAAAATCGAGAATATGGGATTTAGTGAGGTTTATTATGGTTGGAACCGTGGGACTCCAGGAGATACTGCTATTCAGCGGAAGCCGTTGCATATCCGCAAAGGGGCTGGGAAGGAACGGGCAAAAGGTTGGGGAGCACAAAAAAATCCACATCAAAGAGACCGATTAATGGTGGACACTGCAGTTGATTGGTTGAAAACGAAAGGGACGCAATTAGATAAACCGTTTGTTTTGTGGGTAAATGTTGTTGCACCACATTTTCCTCATTTTACAGAGCCGAAGTTTTGGGATATGTATGAAGGGAAAGGTGATGTTCCACAGTATGGACCTGACCAACCTTCTGCACAACATCCTTATGCGGTTGATTTGCGAAACCATTTTGAAACAGACCAGATTCAAGGGGAGGATGTATTGAGACTGAGACAGGGATACTATGGTTGTGTTAGTTTTGTGGATGAGATGATAGGAAAAATTTTAGATATACTGGAACAAACGGGACTGAATAAGAATACGGTATTTATATACACATCTGACCATGGAGAGATGTTGGGAAAATTTGGTATGTGGTGGAAATGCTCCATGTTTGAGGATTCTGCTCGTGTGCCATTGCTTGTCTGTGGTCCTGGTTTTGAGGAGGGACGACGTGTCCGAACACCGATAACCACATTAGATGCACAAGCGGAGTTCTTCCATGCTACAAAACGGCAACGACCTAAAAGTTGGAAAGGTACCGCTTTACAAAAATTACAGAAAGAGAATCCAGACCGATTCGTTTTTGCAGAGTATCATGGACACGGCACGCGGGGTAGTAGTTTTATGGTTCGTAAAGGAGGATGGAAGTTTATTTGGAATTCAGATGCACCTCATCAACTATTCAATTTAGATGAAGACCCAGAAGAACTTAACAATTTGGTCAAAGACAGTATGAATAATACCCCCTCTATTGTCCGCGAACTTGATGATTACCTGCATTCCATTTGTGACCCTGTCATAGAAACACAAAAAGCAGAAATGAAAATACAAAGACAATTGGAAGAGATACGTAGGATAGAGAAAGGATAA
- a CDS encoding zf-TFIIB domain-containing protein, which produces MFCPNCKKQILLIMEYNDIEIDFCPECLGVWLDSEELPLILGADFDEQTLFTTSMTNEVKKLCPRCRTNMQKVSLPENNRIIYDVCPNRHGFWFDRGELEILVRDLPEFPGTHVFLQWLTEVFSYKM; this is translated from the coding sequence ATGTTTTGTCCTAACTGCAAAAAACAAATATTACTCATTATGGAATATAATGACATAGAGATAGACTTTTGCCCAGAATGTTTAGGTGTTTGGCTCGACTCGGAAGAATTGCCATTGATATTAGGGGCTGATTTTGATGAGCAAACTCTATTCACAACATCAATGACCAACGAAGTAAAGAAACTATGTCCCCGTTGTAGAACTAATATGCAAAAGGTATCCCTTCCCGAAAATAACCGCATAATTTATGATGTTTGTCCGAATCGACATGGGTTCTGGTTTGATCGAGGCGAACTTGAAATTCTTGTCCGAGACCTCCCCGAATTTCCAGGAACTCACGTTTTCCTCCAATGGCTCACAGAAGTCTTTTCTTATAAAATGTAA
- a CDS encoding Gfo/Idh/MocA family oxidoreductase, translating to MKSLTRRSFLKSTAVLVAGTMAVGKVFGANERIGICTIGFNGQGGSHIKDILEKSNEAEIVALCDVDKRVLERMVKTVGSKQGKTPKAYEDFREAVQDPNVHAITIATPNHTHTLIAVTGCKAGKDVYVEKPMSHNIWEGTQLVEAAKKYNRIVQHGTQSRSDNTLIRDIALIHKGFIGKIMHSRGYVYKNGNRFAIGHGEPGNPPDYLNWTLWQGTSPDHPFMKNKDRKDKPGLYVHYDWHWFWEYGNGEIGNQGVHEMDIACWGHNRGLPIKVYSTGGRYGWDDDGQTPNTQATSFTYEDGSMVTFEVRNLGSFQEADGGDCGNSFFGTEGYYVRRKGFFDYKNKPIPVNEPLPEDLDKWDRFFRAIRSRKEEDLPVTPYDAHISCAHCHLGNIAYRIGRSLEFDPKTLKFKDDEANKLIKREQYREGFEPVA from the coding sequence ATGAAATCTTTAACAAGACGAAGTTTCTTGAAAAGCACCGCAGTGTTGGTTGCTGGAACTATGGCTGTGGGAAAGGTCTTTGGTGCAAATGAACGCATCGGAATTTGCACCATTGGCTTTAATGGTCAAGGCGGAAGCCATATTAAAGACATCTTAGAAAAATCGAATGAAGCAGAAATCGTGGCTCTATGTGATGTCGATAAAAGGGTTCTGGAGCGAATGGTCAAAACAGTAGGCTCTAAACAGGGCAAGACTCCAAAGGCTTACGAGGATTTTCGTGAAGCAGTCCAAGACCCGAATGTGCATGCTATTACTATTGCGACACCTAATCATACTCATACATTAATAGCGGTTACGGGATGTAAAGCAGGTAAAGATGTATATGTAGAGAAACCGATGTCCCATAATATCTGGGAAGGAACGCAATTAGTAGAAGCGGCGAAAAAGTACAATCGCATTGTCCAACACGGAACACAGAGCCGTTCTGATAATACTTTAATTCGTGATATAGCACTAATTCACAAAGGTTTCATCGGCAAAATTATGCATTCTCGTGGTTATGTGTACAAGAATGGGAATCGTTTTGCCATAGGTCATGGTGAACCTGGCAATCCTCCCGATTATTTGAACTGGACATTGTGGCAAGGTACATCTCCCGACCATCCATTTATGAAGAATAAAGACCGCAAAGATAAACCTGGTTTATATGTCCATTATGATTGGCACTGGTTCTGGGAATATGGAAATGGTGAGATTGGTAATCAAGGTGTGCACGAAATGGATATAGCCTGCTGGGGACATAATCGCGGATTGCCTATAAAAGTATATAGCACCGGTGGAAGATATGGTTGGGATGATGACGGACAAACACCAAATACACAGGCAACATCGTTCACTTACGAAGACGGTTCTATGGTTACATTTGAGGTTCGCAATTTAGGCTCTTTCCAAGAAGCAGATGGTGGAGACTGTGGTAATAGTTTCTTCGGCACGGAAGGTTATTATGTGCGTAGAAAAGGTTTTTTTGATTATAAGAATAAACCTATTCCTGTAAATGAACCTTTACCTGAAGACTTAGATAAGTGGGATAGATTCTTCCGTGCTATTCGTTCTCGTAAGGAAGAAGACCTGCCAGTAACTCCTTATGATGCTCATATTTCATGTGCCCATTGTCATTTAGGTAACATTGCATATCGTATTGGTCGTTCCTTGGAATTTGACCCAAAGACATTAAAATTTAAAGATGACGAAGCAAATAAGTTAATTAAACGTGAACAATATAGAGAAGGCTTCGAGCCTGTTGCTTAA
- a CDS encoding glycosyltransferase family 2 protein produces MDNPLVRILVLNWNGMEHLEECFSSLVEGCQREDVEFVLLDNASTDESVTYVRDRFCHDPRVVVECLDKNYGWSGGNNYGIKKSIEKGAKYIFLLNNDVKVERNCIENLLDMAEATPDVGGVAPKMLLYNQPWLLNSIGLECSIIGSAWDRGLGRVDSPRWDEITEVVGICGGAMWLRTEVLLKTGFLPEEYSIYLDDLDLCLRIWSVGSRILTCPNAVIHHKFSATWEGSPDKIRQKYFLNTRNRFYLMERMFPRSCLPEIIFWVGVGELKAIGNSIRKSEFWRIIKHMKAWQEAIKYYYEAKRWRRENQHIFQRRQQDLFWKLIRKQPLFCPEIELPVEGWYKPKRVCGRELQAMSKFATIYHKGGMLSFSCGNPSPSMGNIDIIVRFNDNVIEHIQTTQFKKYILDLPAGKVIFEANKIFEVEQHSIAPYDIGAWFEFNT; encoded by the coding sequence ATGGATAACCCTTTAGTACGCATTTTAGTGTTGAACTGGAATGGGATGGAACATTTGGAGGAATGTTTTTCATCTCTTGTGGAGGGGTGTCAACGTGAAGATGTGGAGTTTGTTCTTTTAGATAATGCCAGCACAGATGAATCAGTTACTTATGTGCGGGATCGATTTTGTCACGACCCACGTGTCGTTGTGGAATGCTTGGATAAAAATTATGGATGGTCAGGCGGAAATAATTATGGGATTAAGAAGTCCATTGAGAAAGGGGCAAAATATATTTTCCTTTTGAATAACGATGTAAAGGTTGAGCGTAATTGTATTGAAAACTTGCTTGATATGGCTGAAGCCACTCCTGATGTTGGGGGGGTGGCTCCTAAAATGCTTTTGTATAATCAGCCATGGTTATTAAATTCAATAGGATTAGAATGTTCTATCATAGGTTCCGCATGGGATCGTGGTTTAGGACGTGTGGATAGTCCACGTTGGGACGAAATAACGGAGGTTGTTGGTATCTGTGGTGGTGCTATGTGGTTAAGAACAGAGGTATTACTTAAGACAGGCTTTTTACCAGAAGAGTATTCTATTTACCTCGATGACTTAGATTTGTGTCTGCGGATATGGAGCGTAGGTTCCCGAATATTAACATGTCCGAATGCAGTAATTCACCATAAGTTCAGTGCAACATGGGAAGGTTCTCCTGATAAGATTCGGCAAAAATATTTTTTAAATACACGGAATCGATTTTACCTTATGGAGCGAATGTTTCCAAGAAGTTGCTTACCCGAAATTATTTTTTGGGTAGGTGTTGGGGAACTGAAAGCAATTGGAAATTCTATAAGGAAATCGGAGTTTTGGCGGATTATAAAGCATATGAAAGCATGGCAGGAAGCCATTAAATATTATTACGAAGCGAAAAGATGGAGGCGTGAAAATCAACATATATTTCAAAGGCGTCAACAGGATTTATTTTGGAAATTAATTAGAAAACAACCTTTGTTCTGTCCAGAAATTGAGTTGCCTGTAGAAGGTTGGTATAAACCTAAAAGGGTCTGTGGTAGGGAACTTCAAGCCATGAGCAAATTTGCAACGATTTATCATAAAGGGGGTATGCTATCTTTTTCCTGTGGTAATCCATCGCCATCAATGGGCAATATTGATATAATAGTAAGGTTTAATGATAATGTTATTGAACATATACAAACTACACAATTTAAAAAGTATATACTTGATTTGCCTGCAGGCAAGGTTATATTTGAAGCGAATAAAATATTTGAAGTGGAACAACACTCCATCGCTCCTTATGATATAGGAGCATGGTTTGAATTCAATACTTAA